A stretch of the Fusobacterium varium genome encodes the following:
- the scoF gene encoding cold shock protein ScoF: MLKGTVKWFNKDKGFGFISGEDGNDYFVHYSNINSKGFRSLEEGQAVTFEVTEGNKGPVASNVTVA, from the coding sequence ATGCTAAAAGGAACTGTAAAATGGTTTAACAAAGACAAAGGGTTCGGATTTATTTCTGGTGAGGATGGAAACGATTATTTCGTACACTACTCAAACATCAATTCAAAAGGATTTAGATCATTAGAAGAAGGACAAGCTGTAACTTTTGAAGTTACTGAAGGAAACAAAGGTCCAGTTGCTTCTAATGTAACTGTAGCATAG
- the amiD gene encoding anhydro-N-acetylmuramyl-tripeptide amidase, which translates to MKKKCLVLFLMSMIFFSCSHVNYKIDDKSYQAKGKDNRIKYIVLHYTATNDEVGIRALTGPNVSSHYLVTSKAEEPTYALVPHEERAWHAGVSEFGGRSNINDTSIGIEIVNIGIKAIPDAPKYDGFFRPYDEYVEFDDAQIRKVAALLKTLIEQYQIKPKFIVGHSDVAPLRKIDPGPKFPWERLYREYNIGAWYDESDKIFFMNESLFNVTPISEIKAELRKYGYKVNTTDEWDEESKRVVYNFKAHFNPKMLSEEMDLESFAILKALNKKYK; encoded by the coding sequence ATGAAGAAAAAATGTTTGGTGTTATTTCTAATGTCAATGATTTTTTTCTCATGCAGCCATGTTAACTACAAAATAGATGACAAGTCATATCAGGCTAAAGGGAAAGACAATAGAATAAAATATATCGTCTTACATTATACAGCAACTAATGATGAGGTAGGAATAAGAGCCTTGACTGGGCCAAATGTCAGTTCTCATTATTTAGTGACTTCAAAAGCAGAAGAACCAACATATGCTTTAGTTCCTCATGAAGAGAGAGCATGGCACGCTGGAGTAAGTGAGTTTGGTGGAAGAAGCAATATCAATGATACATCAATTGGAATAGAAATAGTAAATATAGGAATAAAAGCTATTCCAGATGCTCCAAAGTATGATGGATTTTTCAGACCATATGATGAATATGTAGAATTTGATGATGCACAGATAAGAAAAGTGGCAGCATTGTTAAAAACACTTATTGAACAATATCAGATAAAACCAAAATTTATTGTAGGACATTCAGATGTAGCGCCATTGAGAAAAATTGATCCAGGTCCAAAATTTCCATGGGAAAGACTTTACAGAGAGTATAATATAGGAGCCTGGTATGATGAAAGTGATAAAATTTTCTTTATGAATGAGAGTTTATTTAATGTTACACCAATCTCTGAAATAAAAGCAGAACTCAGAAAGTATGGTTATAAAGTTAATACAACTGATGAATGGGATGAGGAAAGTAAAAGAGTAGTATATAATTTTAAAGCACACTTTAATCCAAAGATGTTAAGTGAAGAAATGGATTTAGAAAGTTTTGCTATTTTGAAGGCCTTGAATAAAAAATATAAATAA
- a CDS encoding putative DNA-binding protein, producing MTKKDFAKALFEKGIFVSKAESERKVDAILTEIEEVLKSGEELNFIGWGKFEVVQKAERMGRNPKTGEEIKIEAKKSVKFKAGKTLVDKMN from the coding sequence ATGACAAAAAAGGATTTTGCAAAAGCTTTATTTGAAAAAGGAATATTTGTTTCTAAAGCTGAATCAGAAAGAAAAGTTGACGCTATTTTAACAGAGATTGAAGAAGTACTGAAATCTGGTGAAGAATTAAATTTTATTGGATGGGGAAAATTTGAAGTAGTTCAAAAAGCTGAAAGAATGGGAAGAAACCCTAAAACTGGTGAAGAAATCAAAATAGAAGCTAAGAAGTCTGTAAAATTCAAAGCTGGAAAAACTCTAGTAGACAAAATGAATTAA